The Sinorhizobium fredii USDA 257 region TTTCGGGCGCCACACTGGCTGCTCCGCATCGCCTGTATGTCGCAAAATGGCCAGTTGTCTTCGCGGCGGGGATGGCGCGGTTAAGAAAAGCTTCAGCTGCTGAAATAGACATCTATCATCTTGTTTATTATAAAAAATGTGACGGACGTCTCCATGCGGCCGCGCGAAAATCTCTGTCGTCTTTCCGGAATGGAATGTCGCACACCGGCAATTGCCGAGCCGGGCTGCGCGCTTAGATTGGGATGCTCAAGGTGCCGCCTCTCAGAGGGGGCGGAGAATTGGGAAGCCGGTCAAATCCCGGCGCTGCCCCCGCAACGGTGGTGGAGTGAAAGCCACGGCAGAGAGCCACTGGACAGGTCGTCCGGGAAGGTGCCGGGCTGGTCCTTCGGGGACGACTCCAGAGCCCGGAAACCAGCCTTGGAGCGAAACGACCGTAACAGGTTGCGGCGGGCAGCCGGATCGGAGCTATGGCGTACGGCAAATCACCGGCGCGGTTCCTGTCCTGCCTGTCCGAAACAGGGCTAACGAGGACATGGGCATGGACACTCAGAATGAAATGCTGCGCAAGCTGAAGACCCGCCGCGAGGGCTACAGTCTCGACCGGGCCTTCTACATCGACCCGGACTATTACCGTCAGGACCTGGAGCATATCTGGTACAAGGACTGGCTCTTCGTCGGCCACGACTGCGAAATCCCGCGGCCTGGCAACTATTTCACCCTGCAGGTCGGCGACTATCCGATCGTCATCGTGCGCGATCGCCAGGGGGCAGTGCGGGCGCTGCATAATTCCTGTCGCCACCGCGGCTCGCGCGTTTGCACGCAGCACAAGGGCTCCTCGGCCAAGCTGGTTTGTCCCTATCATCAATGGACCTACGAACTGGACGGCAGGCTTCTCTTCGCCCGGCAGATGCCGGAGGATTTCGATCCCGCCCAGCACAGTCTGAAGCCGGTGCATTGTGAAACGGTCGGCGGCTATATCTTCGTCAGTCTCGCCGAGCAGCCGATGGATTTCCAGCCGTTCCGCGACACGGTCGCCAGCTATCTCGCACCGCATCGCCTCGGCGAAACCAAGGTCGCATATGAGAGCACCATCGTCGAGAAGGGCAACTGGAAGCTCGTCTGGGAAAACAATCGCGAGTGCTACCATTGCGCCGCCAATCACCCGGAACTCTGCCGCACCTATCCGGAGGCTCCGACAGTGACCGGCGTCCAGGGCGCCATGGACGACCCCGAAATCGGTGCCCATTGGGAAAGATGCGAAGCGGCGGGACTGCCGAGCGCCTTCAGGATCGGACCGACCGGCCAGTTCCGCATGACGAGAATGCCGCTGATCAACAGGGCCGAGAGCTATACGATGTCCGGCGAGAAGGCCGTCCGCAAAGAGCTTTCCGCCGGCGTCAGCGCCAAGGGCATCGGCACGCTGCTTCTCTTCCACTATCCGACGACCTGGAACCACATCCTCGGAGACCACGCGATCACCTTCCGCGTGCTGCCGCTCGGGCCGGAACTGACGCAGGTGACCACCAAATGGCTCGTCAACAAGGATGCGGTCGAGGGGGTCGACTATACGCTCGAGGACCTCACCCATGTCTGGACGGAGACCAACGATCAGGACCGGCAGATCGTCGAGGAAAACGCCTTCGGCATCCGCTCGCCGGCCTATGAGCCGGGTCCCTATTCGGCCGAACACGAGGGCGGCGTGATGCAGTTCGTCGACTGGTATTCGCGCTTCATGGTGGATCGCCTCCAGGGCAAGTCCTCTCCTTTGTCGCGGGTGGCCTGACCATGGAAATGGCCCGTTCCTTTCATCATTTCGATGAGCTTCATCCCTGGATCGACCGCCAGCACCTGCTTGAATGCACCTCCGTGGTCGCCGAGACCGCGGATGTGATGACCTTCACCTTCCGGTCGGACAAGCCGGCCTGGTTCCGCTACCTACCCGGGCAGTTCGTGACGCTGGAACTGCCTGTCGGGGAAGAGCCGGTCTTTCGCACCTATACGCTGTCGTCCTCGCCGTCCCGCCCACTCTCCGTGGCGGTGACGGTCAAGGCCCAGCCGGGCAGCATCGGCACGCGCTGGATGTTCGACAATCTGAAGCCAGGTGTCGTGCTGAAAGCGCTGGGTCCGCTTGGCGATTTCAGCTTCGTTCGCCATCCGGGCGAAAAATATCTTTTCATCTCGGCCGGCTCCGGCATCACGCCGATGATATCGATGACCCGCTGGATGGCGGATTGCGCTCCGGATACGGATGTCACCTTCATCTCCTGCGCCCGGCAGCCGGAAGACCTTCTGTTCAAGTCGGAACTCGAGGTCCTGGCGCGCCAGATGTCGCGTCTCAATCTCGGCTTCCTGGTGGAGGGGCACGAAGCACGTCACGGCTGGCACGGCCTGCGCGGCCGCATCGATGCGGCGAAGCTGCCGCTGCTTGCGCCGGATTTTCTGGAGCGAACGGTCTTCTGTTGCGGCCCCGAGCCCTTCATGCGGGGGGTCCGGGAGATGCTGAAGGGGGCTGGTCTCGACATGGCCCGCTACCATCAGGAAAGCTTCCAGCCGGCAGCAGCCCCCGCGGCGGAGGAACTCGCCATTCGCGCCGGACCGGCGGGGAGCGCCGGGGCCGAGGCGGCGCGGGTGACTTTCACCATGAGCGGCAAAGAAGTCTCGGCCGTCCCGGGCCAGACGATCCTGCAGACGGCACGCGCCAACGGTGTGCGGATCGGCGCGGCCTGCGAGGGGGGCATTTGCGGCACGTGCCGCGTGCTGAAGATCGCCGGCGATGTCGAGATGAACCACAATGGCGGCATTCTCGATGACGAGGTCGATGAGGGCTATATCCTCGCCTGCTGCTCGCGGCCCGTCGGCGACGTTCAGATCGAGGCATAAGTCGTTCTGCCGCTGGCCAGGTCAGCGACGCTTCGGCTGATTTGGCAACTCCGCCTCGGCAGCCTTTATGCTGATCGAACCGGTGACCGTTGCGTCGACGCCGGTGCCCGATCCGCTGTCGGCCTGGGCCCGGCTGATGAGCAAGGGCTTTGCGAGCGGGACGGAGGTCGCCGCGCTGGCTGCCGGCGCCCTGCCGACTTTTGCGGAGGCGATGACGGTGACAATCGGCGGCTTCTCCGGGAGGAGGGAGCCATGTGCCCACACCTTCTTCAGCGCTGAAGCGCTCATCGCAGCGACGTTCACGTCGATGTCGTTGAGCGTGCCCGGGACGCGATAGGGGCAGCGCTTCTTGCCGCAATTATGGGACGACGAGAACTGCCACAGCGCGTAGCCGTCCCAGTTGCCCATAGGAAAGACGTCGCGAATGTCTGGCTTGTAGCGGGCATACCAGAGCGGCAGGCGGGAGAGCAGCCGGTGCTGGGAGCGGCTGGCGGCGATCTGTTTTGCGGTGATGTGGTTGGTGTAGAGGATCGGGTAGCGCCCGGTGCGGGCCTTGATGTGGCCGGCAAAAATCGCGGCGTCCTCGAGCGACATGTAGTTCGCGGGATCGATGCCCTCGATGTCGAGGACCATCAATTCGTCCTCGCGCGGTTCCGCATAGTCGAGGAAGTGATTGGCCTGGTCGACAGGATTGCCCGGTCGCGCCAGGTGGTAGGCGCCCCATAAGAGGCCTTGCGAGCGGGCGATCATCCGGCGCGTCTGATAGAGTTCCCGGCTGACCGCGTATTTTCGCCACATGGTCTTGCAGTGGGCGACGGTGTCTCCGCCGTGATCGCCGGTGCAGGTAAAGCTTTCCGGAAGGCCGTCGGAAGCTTTCGCGATGAACCCCGCGATGCGCTTGTCCTTCAGCATCGCTTCCCAATCGATGCTGTTCAACTCGTAGGCGTCGACGATGATAGCGTTCTGCCGCTCTTTCCACGGCTCGACGTCTGCGGCGCGTGCGTTCGCCACCGCAAAGGTCAGGCCTACAAGGGCCGCCAGGCGCAAGATCATCCCCGAGATCGAGATTCCCCGCTTTTCCATTCTCTGAGATTGCCGACTTTGCGTTAAAGGGTCGTAAATCTCAGCCCCTTGAGCCAATCTGCGCGAGAGCGCCGCTCCTGTACACTGACCAGTGGCGGTAAAGCGCCTCCGAACTCGGCTCTGGATTGCAGGCGAACCGCGGCAGCCGGTGGTGACCCGGTCTAAAGGATGCCGATGCGCTTGAGGATAAACCAGGCCAGTCCCATGGAGGAGGCGATGATTAGCCCCGCGAAAAGCGTGCCGCCGCCATCGGAGAAGGGCAGGGCACCCGTGTTCATGCCGAAGAATCCGGTGACGAGCGTCGGCGGCAGCAGGAAGGCGGTCATCAGCGACAGAATGTAGAGGTGACGATTGGTCTCCGAGGAAATCTTGCTGTCGATCTCCTCGTGCAGCAGCCTGGCGCGCTCCTGAAGCGCAAAGACGTCGCGATCGACCGCCTCCAGCCGATCCGAAAGCCGCTCGGCCACGTCGATGAAACCCGGCGGCACCTCGTCCTCATCGGACGCGGCGGCGCGCCGCAGCAGGGCAAGGATCGTCCGCAGATGCCGATGCAGCCGCACCACGGTTCGGCGCAAGGGCGCCAGCCCGGGCTGCTGCCGGTGTTCCGCTTCGCCATAAACGCGATCCTCGATGACGTTCAACTCCTCCGTCAATTCGAGCACCAGCGTGATCAGCGTCCGCTGGAACTCGACGACGAGCATTTCGAAGAGATCGATCGGCCGGCCGCATTTGGTGCTTTTCTCGACCGCCGCCTTGACGCGGTCGATGCTTCTCAACGGATGCAGGCGGGTGGTGACGATCATCCGGTCGCTGACAGCAAAATGCAGCCATCCAATCGTCTTGGTCATCGTGTCGAATGTCCGTTCGAAATCGACAAGCGTCCCGTAGACGACGTCCTCGGCAACGGTGATCGCCGCCTGGGTGTCATGGCTGGTGAGGGTTGCGATCGCTGC contains the following coding sequences:
- a CDS encoding glycoside hydrolase family 25 protein, with amino-acid sequence MEKRGISISGMILRLAALVGLTFAVANARAADVEPWKERQNAIIVDAYELNSIDWEAMLKDKRIAGFIAKASDGLPESFTCTGDHGGDTVAHCKTMWRKYAVSRELYQTRRMIARSQGLLWGAYHLARPGNPVDQANHFLDYAEPREDELMVLDIEGIDPANYMSLEDAAIFAGHIKARTGRYPILYTNHITAKQIAASRSQHRLLSRLPLWYARYKPDIRDVFPMGNWDGYALWQFSSSHNCGKKRCPYRVPGTLNDIDVNVAAMSASALKKVWAHGSLLPEKPPIVTVIASAKVGRAPAASAATSVPLAKPLLISRAQADSGSGTGVDATVTGSISIKAAEAELPNQPKRR
- a CDS encoding aromatic ring-hydroxylating oxygenase subunit alpha; protein product: MDTQNEMLRKLKTRREGYSLDRAFYIDPDYYRQDLEHIWYKDWLFVGHDCEIPRPGNYFTLQVGDYPIVIVRDRQGAVRALHNSCRHRGSRVCTQHKGSSAKLVCPYHQWTYELDGRLLFARQMPEDFDPAQHSLKPVHCETVGGYIFVSLAEQPMDFQPFRDTVASYLAPHRLGETKVAYESTIVEKGNWKLVWENNRECYHCAANHPELCRTYPEAPTVTGVQGAMDDPEIGAHWERCEAAGLPSAFRIGPTGQFRMTRMPLINRAESYTMSGEKAVRKELSAGVSAKGIGTLLLFHYPTTWNHILGDHAITFRVLPLGPELTQVTTKWLVNKDAVEGVDYTLEDLTHVWTETNDQDRQIVEENAFGIRSPAYEPGPYSAEHEGGVMQFVDWYSRFMVDRLQGKSSPLSRVA
- a CDS encoding transporter — protein: MNLISPEIPGLVWAYRFPPGESRCLRIATDSPVDSLQAGDGWVWLHLALSDARTPALIERISNLPPAAIATLTSHDTQAAITVAEDVVYGTLVDFERTFDTMTKTIGWLHFAVSDRMIVTTRLHPLRSIDRVKAAVEKSTKCGRPIDLFEMLVVEFQRTLITLVLELTEELNVIEDRVYGEAEHRQQPGLAPLRRTVVRLHRHLRTILALLRRAAASDEDEVPPGFIDVAERLSDRLEAVDRDVFALQERARLLHEEIDSKISSETNRHLYILSLMTAFLLPPTLVTGFFGMNTGALPFSDGGGTLFAGLIIASSMGLAWFILKRIGIL
- a CDS encoding hybrid-cluster NAD(P)-dependent oxidoreductase, producing MEMARSFHHFDELHPWIDRQHLLECTSVVAETADVMTFTFRSDKPAWFRYLPGQFVTLELPVGEEPVFRTYTLSSSPSRPLSVAVTVKAQPGSIGTRWMFDNLKPGVVLKALGPLGDFSFVRHPGEKYLFISAGSGITPMISMTRWMADCAPDTDVTFISCARQPEDLLFKSELEVLARQMSRLNLGFLVEGHEARHGWHGLRGRIDAAKLPLLAPDFLERTVFCCGPEPFMRGVREMLKGAGLDMARYHQESFQPAAAPAAEELAIRAGPAGSAGAEAARVTFTMSGKEVSAVPGQTILQTARANGVRIGAACEGGICGTCRVLKIAGDVEMNHNGGILDDEVDEGYILACCSRPVGDVQIEA